A genomic stretch from Sceloporus undulatus isolate JIND9_A2432 ecotype Alabama chromosome 5, SceUnd_v1.1, whole genome shotgun sequence includes:
- the ODF3B gene encoding outer dense fiber protein 3B — protein MSADVWVGSWRPHRPRGPIAALYSSPGPKYGLPTNVGYQRHDPSRFRAPAFSFGIRRLQEPLSVSPGPGYLVPANMTMRGKDAIPAFSIYGRPRDIMPFMTPGPGRYFPEKAGKLAYPSAPNYSLASRTKDFENDQTPGPAAYGLPPMLGPKVVNKASAPNYSIFGRSTIGSFYEDLSKTPGPCNYRVVDPGVYKHRPPHYSMLARNMPPGDTTLKPGPGAYSPEKYTQQRGLTFGIRHSDYVAPLIVDVAE, from the exons ATGTCTGCAGATGTCTGGGTGGGATCCTGGCGCCCTCACCGCCCGCGAGGGCCAATCGCAGCCCTCTACAGCAGCCCTGGGCCAAAATATGGACTCCCAACGAATGTCG GGTACCAGCGCCATGATCCTTCTCGCTTCCGCGCCCCCGCATTCAGCTTCGGCATCCGACGGCTCCAGGAGCCATTAAGCGTTTCTCCTGGGCCTGGCTACCTggtcccagccaacatgaccatgaGAGGCAAAGAcgccatccctgccttctccatTTATGGACGCCCCAGAGACATCATGCCATTTATGACTCCGGGGCCAG GTCGCTACTTCCCAGAGAAAGCTGGGAAGTTGGCCTACCCCTCTGCCCCCAACTACTCCCTTGCTTCCCGGACAAAGGACTTTGAGAACGACCAGACGCCAG ggCCTGCTGCCTATGGGCTCCCTCCCATGCTGGGGCCCAAGGTGGTCAACAAGGCCTCCGCTCCCAATTACTCCATTTTCGGCCGCAGCACCATTGGCAGCTTCTACGAGGATCTCAGCAAG ACTCCAGGGCCTTGCAATTACCGTGTGGTGGATCCTGGTGTCTACAAGCACCGTCCGCCAcattacagcatgctggctcgCAACATGCCACCCGGTGACACCACTCTGAAGCCGGGGCCAGGAGCCTACAGCCCTGAGAAG TATACCCAGCAGCGTGGCTTGACCTTCGGGATCCGCCACTCAGACTATGTGGCTCCTCTCATTGTGGACGTGGCCGAATAA